One genomic segment of Bacteroides caccae includes these proteins:
- a CDS encoding BT_3987 domain-containing protein → MKSITKYMMYCAVLMGLTACNENSIFEGELYKKVVYVLSETDLTFPVTHSLNTPVSVGYITIYAGGTRAIDQDVTVTLEKDPDLIDKYNHDNFDLDEDKYAKELDPSRYTIKSYTAVMKVGDQDPYVKLPIEVRTEGLSPDSTYLIPLRIASCTPYEVNKDKSRVLYKVYIENDFTSQKSPLTLFMRGTQLREDDTKPTQISANKILYPLSKRGVRLNAGIENSANKAEEELINKSSLIMEIGEEELTYIDGTKYNTLILKPYKSELIEVVQLPGTTDDDEALSVQQANRYITVDGVTRFYLSYKYRTLKTAATNDAPAEWNSWIEVYENMKVPTDD, encoded by the coding sequence ATGAAATCAATAACAAAATATATGATGTATTGTGCCGTGTTAATGGGATTGACAGCGTGCAATGAAAATTCAATATTTGAAGGTGAGCTATACAAGAAGGTGGTGTATGTGTTGAGTGAAACGGACTTGACGTTTCCGGTCACTCATTCGCTGAATACTCCGGTTTCCGTTGGATATATAACCATTTACGCAGGTGGTACACGGGCTATTGACCAGGACGTGACCGTAACGTTGGAAAAAGATCCTGACTTGATTGATAAGTATAATCATGATAACTTTGACTTGGATGAGGATAAGTACGCGAAAGAACTGGATCCTTCCAGATATACGATTAAAAGTTATACTGCGGTGATGAAAGTTGGCGATCAGGACCCCTATGTAAAGTTGCCTATTGAAGTTAGGACCGAGGGATTGTCTCCCGATTCCACTTATCTGATTCCTTTACGGATTGCCAGTTGCACTCCTTATGAAGTGAATAAAGATAAGTCGCGGGTGTTGTATAAGGTGTATATTGAGAATGATTTTACCAGTCAGAAAAGTCCTTTGACATTATTTATGAGGGGCACTCAGCTGCGGGAAGATGATACAAAGCCTACACAGATATCAGCGAATAAGATTCTATATCCCTTGTCGAAACGGGGTGTGAGATTGAATGCCGGCATTGAAAACAGTGCCAATAAAGCAGAAGAGGAATTAATAAACAAGTCGAGCCTTATCATGGAAATCGGTGAGGAGGAACTGACTTATATCGATGGTACCAAATATAATACTCTTATACTAAAACCTTATAAATCAGAATTGATAGAGGTAGTACAATTACCCGGTACAACTGATGATGATGAAGCATTGTCTGTCCAGCAGGCAAACAGATACATCACCGTAGACGGAGTCACCCGTTTTTATCTTTCCTATAAATATCGTACACTGAAAACTGCTGCGACCAATGACGCACCTGCCGAATGGAACTCATGGATTGAGGTTTATGAGAACATGAAAGTTCCTACTGACGATTAA
- a CDS encoding RagB/SusD family nutrient uptake outer membrane protein, whose protein sequence is MKYFKRLMITLCTAFYFCLSSCNYLNVDEYFADTLGYDSIFQNKMNLQKYLWATAAFFPDEGAIWGGAYTPGVTGSDEAFVQWNTGEFPGVTFVLGHTTPDNLGTMNNWAQMYKIIRKVNIIFSRINECKDLTNIEQREILGYAHFMRGYAYYNLLQNFGPVVLVGDEPMNTNESPAYYNKERATYDESVDYICNELEIAANYIPLRVTVSQFGRPTRGAAYALIARLRLQQASPLFNGGSAAKTTFGGWIRKSDNVPYVSQTYDEQRWAVAAHAAKRVIDMDMYELHTVKSDKYTPELPTNVSDVNYYTKTFPEGAVGIDPYKSYSDMFTGESTATKNPEYIWGRTSGSLRSYTRHAFPVGLMGGYNGMAVPQKFIDAYYMVDGRDRTNSSDEYPYLEDGFTSEVKSFSGYQLKSGVYNMYINREPRFYASIGFSGCLWPCASTSEAVKKNVYVYYWKGASGYGASGKDKAVGSGDANNYPVTGYVMKKYVHNDDAWSGTDATVLPKSFPIIRYAEILLSYVEALNNLTGSHTVTFSDESTGTYTRDMNEMAKYFNMVRYRAGLPGLTTDELSSADKMFDIIVRERMIEFLHENRRFYDVRRWGIYLDTEKEPIVGMNTDGFEDEFFQRTTVNHLFARTRVADKKMVFLPIPRAELRKVPLMDQNPGWDN, encoded by the coding sequence ATGAAATATTTTAAAAGATTAATGATAACGCTATGTACAGCGTTCTACTTTTGCCTGTCCTCCTGCAATTACTTGAATGTGGATGAGTACTTTGCTGATACATTGGGATACGATTCTATTTTTCAGAATAAAATGAATCTTCAGAAATATCTATGGGCTACGGCTGCTTTCTTCCCCGATGAGGGCGCCATCTGGGGTGGTGCTTATACACCGGGTGTTACCGGTTCGGATGAAGCCTTTGTGCAATGGAACACGGGCGAATTTCCCGGAGTAACATTTGTTTTGGGGCACACGACTCCCGATAACTTGGGAACGATGAATAACTGGGCACAGATGTATAAAATCATTCGTAAGGTTAATATTATTTTCAGTAGAATCAATGAATGTAAAGACCTTACAAATATAGAACAACGCGAGATTCTGGGCTATGCACATTTTATGAGAGGCTATGCTTATTATAATTTGCTTCAAAACTTTGGTCCTGTCGTTCTTGTGGGAGATGAGCCGATGAATACGAATGAATCTCCTGCATACTATAATAAGGAAAGAGCAACGTATGATGAATCAGTGGATTATATCTGTAACGAGTTGGAAATTGCTGCAAATTATATTCCTTTGCGGGTTACGGTATCTCAGTTCGGGCGTCCTACACGCGGAGCTGCGTATGCGCTGATTGCTCGCTTACGGTTGCAACAGGCAAGTCCTTTGTTCAATGGAGGAAGTGCAGCGAAAACGACTTTCGGAGGTTGGATACGTAAATCGGACAATGTTCCCTATGTTAGCCAGACTTATGACGAGCAACGTTGGGCGGTAGCTGCGCATGCTGCCAAACGGGTAATTGATATGGATATGTATGAGTTGCATACCGTAAAAAGTGACAAGTACACGCCGGAATTGCCGACCAATGTATCAGACGTAAACTATTATACGAAAACTTTCCCGGAAGGGGCTGTGGGGATTGATCCCTATAAGTCTTATAGCGATATGTTTACGGGCGAATCGACCGCTACTAAGAATCCGGAATATATATGGGGAAGAACATCCGGTAGTCTTCGTAGTTATACCCGGCACGCTTTTCCGGTGGGGCTAATGGGAGGATATAATGGAATGGCTGTCCCTCAGAAGTTTATTGATGCTTACTATATGGTTGATGGTAGAGATCGTACCAATTCGAGCGATGAATATCCATATCTGGAAGACGGATTCACTTCTGAAGTGAAGTCTTTCTCCGGATACCAGTTAAAGAGCGGTGTTTATAATATGTATATAAACCGTGAACCGCGCTTCTATGCATCGATTGGTTTTAGCGGTTGTCTCTGGCCTTGTGCTTCTACAAGTGAAGCTGTGAAGAAAAATGTCTATGTTTATTATTGGAAAGGAGCGAGTGGCTATGGGGCTTCCGGAAAGGATAAAGCGGTAGGTTCCGGTGACGCCAACAATTATCCGGTGACCGGGTATGTGATGAAGAAATATGTCCATAATGATGATGCTTGGAGTGGTACCGATGCAACCGTATTACCTAAATCATTCCCCATTATCCGTTATGCGGAAATATTACTTTCGTATGTAGAAGCATTGAATAATCTGACCGGATCTCATACGGTGACTTTCAGCGATGAAAGCACGGGCACTTATACTCGCGATATGAACGAAATGGCGAAATACTTTAATATGGTTCGCTATCGGGCGGGTTTGCCGGGCTTGACTACCGATGAGTTAAGTTCTGCTGATAAAATGTTTGACATCATTGTGAGAGAACGCATGATTGAGTTCCTTCACGAGAACAGACGTTTTTATGATGTCCGTCGTTGGGGTATTTATTTGGATACGGAAAAAGAACCGATTGTAGGTATGAATACGGACGGGTTTGAAGATGAATTTTTCCAAAGAACAACGGTCAATCATCTTTTTGCACGTACCAGAGTGGCCGATAAGAAAATGGTCTTCTTGCCTATTCCCCGTGCTGAATTGCGGAAAGTGCCATTAATGGATCAGAATCCGGGTTGGGATAATTAA
- a CDS encoding SusC/RagA family TonB-linked outer membrane protein, which translates to MRKLYIIQILLLCCLGVMAQKAGKSLTISGIVVDKSSDKEPIIGANIFLKDRPGVGTTTDLDGRFKVQAHKGDVLIVNYIGYDKIEYFVTDSQTNLVLKMTPSATALDEVVVVGMGTQRKVSVVGAITSVDIGDLAVPATSLNNSLGGRVPGVISIQSSGEPGKNISEFWVRGIGTFGANSSALVLIDGLEGDLSQVDPADVESFSVLKDASATAVYGVRGANGVILVTTKRGTVEKLKITARANFTISQLKRLPKYLRAYDYAKLANEARVVSGEKELYSPMEMDLIQYQLDPDLYPDVNWQDEILHKTSFQQTYYVSAQGGGSIARYFVSMGMSKESAAYIQDPDSRYKADTGYNTYNYRTNLDINVTKSTTLYLGLDGFISNKKEPGMANTDLLWNAQSMLTPLTIPTRFSTGQLPAYGVNDAYSPYVMLNHTGMATRETYKNMVTLALNQDLSFLLKGLKVKVQGALNSDVYYDETRFVMPEMYSAIGRTTSGELQLAKKVDAQAATFSKTLNHWRKYHFEFTANYERLFNDKHRTTALLYYYMSDEKATKDITDSMSAIPKRYQGVSGRITYSFKDTYFIDANFGYTGSENFEPGKQFGFFPSGAIGWVPTNYDFMRKAVPWLDFLKIRFSYGQVGNDRISNKRFPYLTIINSNAATGWGSDSNGVNESIVGADNLAWEKSTKADVGIEAKFFKEKLSLVVDYFNDQRNGIFQQRTQVPDFAGIITMPYGNVGKMRSYGADGNISYSQDIGKDFSFTIRGNFTYSKNDVQNWEQADPKYPYQQISGMPYGVQRGYIALGLFRDDQDVESSPSQFGTVRPGDIKYKDVNGDGRITEDDQVPLAYSNYPLLMYGFGGEFRYKSFTLACLFKGTGNTTYFKVGNGYEMGYVPFHGEKTGNVPVEAGVQANRWTPAWYSGDPSTENPNAAFPRLSYGKNENNTKKSTFWKDNARYLRLQEISLTYNLKTKGFVKRLGIQSFDFQLVGYNLAVWSGVKTVDPEQAQKMGRVYPIPARYAFQTYIHF; encoded by the coding sequence ATGAGAAAATTATATATTATTCAAATTTTACTTTTATGCTGTTTGGGCGTCATGGCTCAAAAAGCGGGGAAATCGCTGACTATTTCGGGTATAGTTGTCGATAAGTCGTCCGATAAGGAACCGATTATTGGCGCTAATATATTCTTGAAAGACCGTCCGGGCGTAGGTACAACGACCGATTTGGATGGTAGATTTAAAGTTCAGGCACATAAAGGCGATGTACTGATCGTTAATTATATCGGATATGATAAGATAGAGTATTTCGTTACCGATAGCCAGACAAACCTGGTTCTTAAAATGACTCCTTCTGCTACTGCTTTGGACGAAGTAGTAGTGGTGGGTATGGGAACCCAGCGTAAAGTGAGCGTAGTAGGAGCTATCACAAGCGTGGATATTGGTGACCTTGCTGTTCCGGCCACTTCACTGAATAACTCTTTGGGAGGTAGAGTGCCGGGAGTTATTTCTATCCAGTCGAGTGGTGAACCGGGTAAAAATATCTCGGAATTTTGGGTTCGTGGTATAGGAACATTTGGTGCTAACAGTTCGGCTTTGGTATTGATTGACGGTTTGGAAGGCGATTTGAGTCAGGTCGATCCTGCTGACGTAGAGAGCTTTTCTGTTTTAAAAGATGCTTCTGCAACGGCAGTTTACGGTGTTCGTGGTGCTAACGGAGTAATTCTTGTAACGACCAAGCGGGGAACAGTAGAAAAACTCAAAATTACAGCCCGTGCCAATTTTACTATTTCACAGTTGAAGCGGTTACCTAAATATTTGAGAGCTTATGATTACGCCAAGCTGGCCAATGAAGCCAGAGTCGTTTCAGGAGAGAAAGAACTCTATTCTCCTATGGAAATGGATTTAATCCAATATCAATTGGACCCAGATTTGTATCCGGATGTAAACTGGCAAGACGAAATTCTGCACAAGACTTCTTTCCAGCAGACTTATTATGTAAGTGCACAGGGAGGTGGTAGTATTGCCCGTTATTTTGTGAGTATGGGTATGTCGAAAGAATCGGCAGCATATATTCAAGACCCTGACAGCCGTTACAAGGCAGACACAGGATACAACACATATAATTATCGAACCAATTTGGATATCAATGTTACTAAGTCAACCACCCTCTATTTGGGTTTGGACGGATTTATATCCAATAAGAAAGAGCCGGGAATGGCTAACACAGATTTACTTTGGAATGCTCAGTCAATGTTGACACCGTTGACTATTCCTACTAGGTTTTCAACAGGACAACTTCCGGCTTATGGTGTCAATGATGCCTATTCACCTTATGTAATGCTTAATCATACGGGAATGGCTACCCGCGAGACTTACAAAAATATGGTGACTCTCGCTCTGAACCAGGATTTGTCATTTCTTCTGAAAGGATTGAAAGTAAAAGTACAGGGCGCGTTGAATAGCGACGTATATTATGATGAGACTCGTTTTGTAATGCCGGAGATGTATTCGGCTATCGGGCGAACGACTTCCGGAGAACTTCAATTGGCAAAGAAAGTTGACGCTCAAGCAGCTACATTCAGTAAGACATTGAATCATTGGCGTAAATATCATTTCGAGTTTACTGCCAATTACGAAAGGTTATTCAATGATAAACACAGGACAACAGCCTTGCTTTACTATTACATGAGTGACGAGAAGGCGACTAAAGACATCACTGACAGTATGAGCGCTATTCCCAAACGTTATCAGGGAGTATCCGGAAGAATCACTTATAGTTTTAAAGATACCTATTTCATTGATGCAAACTTCGGTTATACAGGTTCCGAAAACTTCGAGCCGGGTAAGCAATTCGGTTTCTTTCCTTCGGGAGCTATCGGTTGGGTACCGACAAACTATGATTTCATGCGGAAAGCGGTGCCTTGGCTGGATTTTCTTAAAATCCGTTTCTCGTATGGACAAGTAGGTAACGACCGTATTTCCAATAAACGCTTCCCTTATCTGACTATTATTAATTCTAATGCGGCTACGGGCTGGGGAAGCGATTCCAATGGTGTGAACGAGTCTATCGTAGGTGCTGACAATCTGGCTTGGGAGAAATCAACCAAAGCGGATGTGGGTATTGAAGCGAAATTCTTCAAAGAAAAACTCTCCTTAGTGGTCGATTATTTCAATGACCAGCGAAATGGTATTTTCCAGCAGAGAACTCAGGTTCCTGATTTCGCGGGTATTATCACCATGCCTTATGGTAATGTGGGAAAGATGCGTAGCTATGGAGCTGACGGAAATATTTCTTATTCGCAGGATATAGGCAAAGACTTCTCATTTACGATCAGAGGAAACTTTACCTATTCGAAGAATGATGTGCAGAACTGGGAACAGGCTGATCCAAAATATCCCTATCAGCAGATAAGCGGTATGCCGTATGGAGTGCAACGTGGTTACATAGCATTGGGATTGTTCAGAGATGACCAAGATGTGGAGAGCAGTCCGTCGCAGTTTGGAACTGTCCGTCCGGGTGATATTAAATATAAAGATGTGAATGGTGATGGACGTATAACGGAAGACGACCAAGTGCCGTTGGCTTACTCTAACTATCCGTTATTGATGTATGGATTCGGTGGAGAGTTCCGTTACAAATCGTTTACACTGGCTTGTCTGTTCAAAGGAACGGGAAATACAACCTATTTTAAAGTCGGTAATGGATATGAAATGGGATATGTTCCTTTCCATGGTGAAAAGACAGGTAATGTACCTGTGGAAGCCGGCGTTCAGGCAAATCGCTGGACTCCAGCCTGGTATTCAGGAGATCCCTCTACGGAAAACCCTAATGCGGCATTCCCTCGATTATCCTATGGTAAGAATGAAAATAATACTAAGAAATCTACTTTCTGGAAAGACAATGCGCGCTATTTACGTTTACAGGAAATTAGCTTAACCTATAACCTGAAGACCAAGGGATTTGTAAAAAGACTGGGTATACAGTCATTCGACTTTCAATTGGTGGGATATAATCTGGCAGTCTGGAGCGGTGTGAAAACAGTAGATCCGGAACAAGCACAGAAAATGGGGCGTGTTTATCCTATTCCTGCCCGTTACGCATTTCAAACCTATATCCATTTCTAA
- a CDS encoding IPT/TIG domain-containing protein: protein MRKTSLVTILFAMLITFLSACKSDSEEGGTTGKPYDPNQPIKLTSFYPENGGMATKVIINGENFGTDLSQIKVFYNEKQAAVVRSIGTKIYVITPRQPGDNCTITVEVGKDKASFEQQFSYKTQVTVSTITGTPRTEVNAVDGTLAAAQFGLTHFVCVDREKNIFVCERSSYRLRQINEQQNMVTTLATNITAPFIPMVETEGQKVFLPLWVQGGNLLQFDPETQWAKKQVKPQNVTLDQYISAAVNPEDKLVYIKALNGNLAKMDPKSKEAELVTTGLDAGWTYDAICCFDSLDPDVLYICYRSKHCIYRYELSTGIYELYAGAREDPGYEDGKRLNARFNFPSQICFDLDGIMYIADSSNHCIRSIDREGAVSTVIGVPGRAGYVDGTPDDALFDEPWGVAVDEEGTIYIADTKNKCIRKLAIQ from the coding sequence ATGAGAAAAACATCTTTGGTAACTATTTTATTTGCAATGCTGATAACCTTTCTTTCAGCATGTAAAAGTGATTCAGAAGAAGGTGGCACAACAGGCAAACCTTATGATCCAAATCAACCGATTAAACTAACCTCTTTTTACCCTGAAAATGGGGGAATGGCAACGAAAGTTATTATTAATGGAGAGAATTTCGGAACTGATCTTTCGCAGATAAAAGTATTCTACAATGAAAAACAAGCGGCAGTGGTACGTTCCATAGGAACTAAAATTTATGTCATTACTCCCCGGCAACCGGGAGATAATTGCACTATTACAGTAGAAGTAGGTAAAGATAAAGCCAGTTTTGAACAGCAGTTTTCGTATAAGACACAGGTTACTGTAAGTACGATTACGGGAACGCCGCGAACGGAAGTAAATGCAGTTGACGGAACATTGGCGGCAGCTCAGTTCGGATTGACTCATTTTGTTTGCGTAGATCGTGAGAAAAATATATTTGTTTGCGAAAGGTCCAGTTATCGTTTACGCCAGATAAATGAGCAACAAAATATGGTAACTACATTAGCTACAAATATTACAGCTCCATTTATTCCAATGGTTGAAACAGAAGGGCAGAAAGTCTTTTTACCGCTTTGGGTACAAGGAGGTAATTTGTTACAATTTGATCCGGAAACACAATGGGCTAAAAAACAGGTGAAACCGCAGAATGTAACATTAGACCAATATATATCCGCTGCTGTTAATCCGGAAGATAAACTGGTGTATATAAAGGCATTAAATGGAAACTTGGCTAAAATGGATCCTAAGAGTAAGGAAGCAGAACTAGTTACTACGGGGCTGGATGCGGGTTGGACTTATGATGCTATCTGTTGTTTTGATAGTCTCGATCCGGATGTGCTCTATATTTGTTATCGGAGCAAGCATTGTATTTATCGCTATGAACTTTCTACCGGAATTTATGAATTGTATGCAGGAGCAAGAGAAGATCCTGGCTATGAGGACGGAAAACGTTTGAACGCACGATTTAATTTCCCTTCACAGATATGTTTCGACTTAGACGGAATCATGTATATTGCAGATTCCAGTAATCATTGTATTCGTTCGATTGACCGGGAAGGAGCAGTAAGTACTGTAATTGGTGTCCCGGGCAGAGCCGGCTATGTAGACGGTACGCCGGATGACGCTTTATTTGATGAGCCTTGGGGAGTAGCTGTGGATGAAGAAGGTACAATTTACATTGCAGATACTAAAAATAAGTGTATTAGAAAACTTGCTATTCAGTAA
- a CDS encoding DNA topoisomerase 3: MIVCIAEKPSVARDIAEVLGAHTRKEGYIEGNGYQVTWTFGHLCTLKEPHEYTPNWKSWSLGSLPMIPPRFGIKLIGHDPGIEKQFHIIEQLMQNADEIINCGDAGQEGELIQRWVMQKAGARCPVRRLWISSLTEEAIREGFSKLKDQSDFQSLYEAGLSRAIGDWLLGMNATRLYTIKYGQNKQVLSIGRVQTPTLALIVNRQLEIANFQPKQYWELKTNYRDTTFSALIRKSDEEIAAEEEKNGGKKKIDNPGIDPIANREEGEALVQRIKDLPFVVTSVGKKDGKEYAPRLFDLTSLQVECNKKFAYSADETLKLIQSLYEKKVATYPRVDTTFLSDDIYPKCPGILKGLRDYEVLTAPLNGSTLPKSKKVFDNSKVTDHHAIIPTGVYAQNLTDMERRVYDLIARRFIAVFYPDCKISTTTVMGEVDKIEFKVTGKQILEPGWRVVFAKDVKDTTEEKDDDDENVLPAFAKGESGPHIPDLNEKWTQPPRPFTEATLLRAMETAGKLVDNDELRDALKENGIGRPSTRAAIIETLFKRNYIRKERKNLIATPTGVELVQLIHEELLKSAELTGIWEKKLREIEKKTYDARQFLEELKQMVSEIVMSVLSDNTNRRITIQDAVAAKTEEKAKKEPKKRERKVSTPPKEKKKNSEAGESKEAKTEVSPSPVATPVSSPNNTPDSLVGQPCPVCGKGIIIKGKTAYGCSEWKNGCTYRKTFE, encoded by the coding sequence ATGATAGTTTGCATAGCCGAAAAGCCATCTGTTGCACGCGATATAGCCGAGGTACTCGGCGCTCATACAAGGAAAGAGGGATATATAGAAGGGAACGGATACCAGGTGACCTGGACATTCGGGCATCTCTGTACCTTGAAAGAACCGCATGAATACACACCCAATTGGAAATCGTGGAGCTTGGGTAGCTTGCCGATGATCCCCCCACGTTTCGGTATCAAACTGATTGGACATGACCCGGGTATTGAGAAACAGTTTCATATTATCGAACAGTTGATGCAGAATGCAGATGAGATTATCAATTGCGGTGATGCTGGTCAGGAAGGAGAATTGATTCAGCGCTGGGTGATGCAAAAGGCGGGTGCACGCTGTCCGGTGAGGCGTTTGTGGATTTCTTCTTTGACGGAAGAGGCTATTCGTGAAGGTTTTTCCAAGTTAAAAGATCAGTCTGATTTCCAATCGTTGTATGAGGCGGGACTTTCTCGTGCAATAGGTGACTGGCTGCTGGGAATGAACGCCACACGCTTATATACTATTAAATATGGTCAAAACAAACAGGTGCTTTCTATCGGACGTGTGCAGACACCTACTTTGGCATTGATTGTCAACCGTCAGTTGGAAATTGCCAATTTCCAACCCAAGCAATATTGGGAACTAAAAACAAACTATCGAGATACTACTTTCTCCGCACTTATCCGCAAAAGTGATGAAGAAATAGCGGCAGAAGAAGAAAAAAACGGTGGAAAAAAGAAAATAGACAATCCGGGTATCGATCCTATCGCCAATCGTGAAGAAGGTGAAGCCTTGGTACAACGTATCAAAGACCTTCCTTTTGTGGTAACCAGTGTTGGTAAGAAAGACGGAAAGGAATATGCTCCGCGTTTGTTTGACTTGACTTCCCTTCAGGTAGAGTGTAACAAGAAATTCGCCTATTCTGCCGATGAAACACTGAAACTGATCCAATCTCTTTATGAGAAGAAAGTAGCTACATATCCACGTGTTGATACCACTTTTCTGAGCGACGATATTTATCCGAAATGTCCTGGTATTCTGAAAGGGCTTCGTGATTACGAAGTATTGACTGCCCCGTTGAATGGTTCTACGTTGCCTAAATCAAAAAAGGTATTTGATAATTCGAAAGTGACGGACCACCACGCCATTATCCCTACCGGAGTTTATGCTCAAAACCTTACTGATATGGAACGTCGTGTCTATGACTTAATAGCGCGCCGTTTTATAGCAGTGTTCTATCCTGATTGTAAGATTTCGACTACTACCGTGATGGGTGAAGTGGATAAAATAGAATTTAAAGTCACCGGTAAGCAAATCTTAGAACCAGGCTGGCGTGTGGTATTCGCTAAAGATGTGAAAGACACTACTGAAGAAAAGGACGATGACGATGAAAATGTCCTTCCTGCCTTTGCAAAAGGGGAGAGTGGTCCTCACATCCCCGACTTGAATGAAAAATGGACGCAGCCGCCAAGACCTTTTACGGAAGCGACCTTGCTCCGGGCTATGGAAACCGCCGGAAAACTAGTCGATAATGATGAACTTCGCGATGCCTTGAAAGAGAATGGTATCGGTCGCCCATCCACCCGTGCCGCTATTATTGAAACGCTGTTCAAACGAAATTATATCCGCAAGGAGAGAAAGAATCTGATCGCTACACCGACAGGAGTAGAATTGGTGCAGCTAATCCACGAAGAACTTTTGAAATCAGCGGAGTTGACGGGTATTTGGGAAAAGAAGTTGCGTGAGATAGAAAAGAAAACATACGATGCTCGCCAATTTCTTGAAGAACTGAAACAAATGGTTTCGGAAATTGTAATGAGTGTACTTTCTGATAATACCAATCGTCGTATCACTATTCAAGATGCGGTAGCTGCCAAGACCGAAGAGAAGGCAAAGAAGGAACCTAAAAAACGTGAACGGAAAGTAAGTACGCCGCCGAAAGAGAAAAAAAAGAATTCCGAAGCAGGAGAATCAAAAGAGGCAAAAACAGAAGTATCACCGTCTCCTGTTGCTACCCCTGTTTCTTCTCCGAATAATACTCCGGACTCATTAGTAGGACAACCCTGTCCGGTTTGTGGTAAGGGAATTATCATAAAAGGAAAAACAGCCTACGGGTGTTCGGAATGGAAAAATGGATGTACATACCGAAAAACATTTGAATAG